Proteins encoded within one genomic window of Alteribacter populi:
- a CDS encoding solute carrier family 23 protein, protein MKKQQPTIEINEIPRLDKWLVLSIQHLFAMFGATILVPMLVGLSPAVALVSSGLGTLAYLLVTKGQIPAFLGSSFAFIMPLIAAISIGGPEGAMIGSFFAGLIYGIVALIIKGIGVNWLMNLLPPIVVGPVIMVIGLGLAGVAIDMAMNDPITEVYSGIHFTVALVTLLITIVATAFFKGFFGLIPILIGIVGGYTFAYTQGLVDFTAVREASWIEVPNFLIPFVTYTPQLHWEIVLILVPIAVVTLSEHIGDQMVLSKVTEKNFIRKPGLHRSIMGDGVATLLSSFLGGPPNTTYGENIGVVALTRVFSVFVIGGAAVVAIIFGFIGKVSALITTIPTAVMGGVSILLFGIIASSGLRMMIENKVELGSKRNLIISSVILVIGIGGAFIQVTETIQIAGMALATVIGIVLNLVLPGREKQSISEDEMFLSEDKKEKSA, encoded by the coding sequence ATGAAAAAACAACAACCTACAATTGAAATTAATGAAATTCCCCGTTTAGATAAATGGCTTGTATTAAGCATTCAACATCTGTTCGCTATGTTTGGCGCGACTATTTTAGTGCCGATGCTAGTCGGGTTAAGCCCAGCAGTGGCTCTTGTCTCCAGCGGATTAGGAACTCTTGCGTACCTTCTAGTCACAAAAGGACAAATTCCTGCTTTTTTAGGCTCTTCCTTCGCTTTCATCATGCCGCTCATTGCAGCGATTAGCATCGGCGGGCCCGAGGGAGCGATGATCGGGAGCTTTTTCGCAGGTTTGATTTACGGCATTGTCGCACTCATCATCAAAGGCATCGGTGTAAACTGGCTCATGAATCTCCTGCCACCAATTGTCGTCGGTCCGGTTATCATGGTCATCGGATTAGGTCTTGCAGGTGTAGCCATTGACATGGCGATGAACGACCCAATAACAGAAGTCTACAGCGGTATACATTTTACCGTAGCATTAGTTACGCTCCTAATTACGATCGTAGCAACAGCTTTCTTTAAAGGTTTTTTCGGACTGATACCAATTCTCATCGGGATCGTGGGTGGATATACGTTTGCTTACACTCAAGGGCTTGTTGATTTTACAGCGGTCAGGGAAGCAAGCTGGATCGAAGTACCAAACTTCCTCATACCGTTTGTTACTTACACACCGCAATTGCACTGGGAAATTGTCCTTATCCTCGTGCCGATTGCAGTTGTGACACTATCTGAACATATCGGCGATCAAATGGTTCTTAGTAAAGTAACGGAGAAAAATTTTATTAGAAAACCAGGTCTGCACCGCTCGATTATGGGAGATGGGGTCGCTACTTTGCTCTCCTCTTTCCTCGGCGGACCACCGAATACAACGTACGGCGAAAACATTGGTGTCGTTGCTCTTACTCGCGTATTCAGTGTCTTCGTCATCGGAGGAGCAGCGGTGGTTGCAATCATTTTCGGGTTCATCGGTAAAGTTTCAGCACTCATTACGACGATTCCGACTGCGGTTATGGGGGGCGTCTCGATCCTTCTATTCGGAATAATCGCATCAAGCGGTCTAAGGATGATGATCGAAAATAAAGTGGAGCTAGGAAGTAAGCGGAACTTGATTATTTCATCCGTTATCCTTGTCATCGGGATTGGCGGCGCCTTTATACAGGTAACTGAAACAATTCAAATCGCAGGTATGGCGCTTGCAACAGTGATTGGCATTGTGCTGAACCTTGTGTTACCAGGTCGAGAAAAACAATCCATTTCTGAAGATGAAATGTTTCTAAGTGAAGATAAAAAAGAAAAGTCAGCTTAA
- the pyrR gene encoding bifunctional pyr operon transcriptional regulator/uracil phosphoribosyltransferase PyrR, translating to MSKAILDEQAINRALTRIAHEIIERNKGIENCILVGIKTRGIHIAQRLAERIEKIEGQAIEVGEVDITLYRDDLTTKTKDDEPEIKGTAIKSSITNKKVILIDDVLYTGRTVRAALDALIDHGRPAHIQLAVLIDRGHRELPIRPDFIGKNVPTSKSEVVEAKLKEVDEIDEVIIQQKTSI from the coding sequence GTGAGTAAAGCAATTTTGGACGAACAAGCAATAAACCGGGCCTTAACCCGAATTGCTCACGAAATTATTGAACGAAATAAAGGAATTGAGAACTGCATCCTCGTAGGCATCAAAACAAGAGGCATTCACATCGCGCAGAGGTTAGCAGAGAGAATTGAAAAAATCGAAGGCCAAGCCATTGAAGTTGGCGAAGTAGATATTACTCTTTACCGAGATGATCTTACGACAAAAACGAAGGATGATGAGCCTGAGATAAAAGGGACGGCAATTAAAAGCAGCATTACGAATAAAAAAGTTATCCTAATTGACGACGTCCTTTACACAGGAAGAACGGTGCGGGCAGCACTAGATGCCTTGATTGATCATGGCAGGCCTGCCCATATTCAGCTGGCAGTGTTAATTGACCGAGGTCATCGGGAATTGCCGATCCGTCCTGACTTTATCGGAAAAAATGTTCCCACTTCAAAGTCAGAAGTGGTAGAAGCAAAACTTAAAGAAGTCGACGAGATCGACGAAGTGATCATACAACAAAAAACCTCCATATAA
- a CDS encoding RluA family pseudouridine synthase, producing the protein MNQFQSTITNDLKGKRIDKVLADLYEQFSRSQIQQMIQDGHIKVNDDTVKSNYKVAEGDNITIEEKDPEVLDVVAEDLNLDIVYEDEDVLVVNKPRGMVVHPAPGHTSGTLVNGLMAHCSDLSGINGVIRPGIVHRIDKDTSGLLMVAKNDRAHESLVEQLKAKTTKRVYHAIVHGVISHDTGTIDAPIGRDTDDRQSMTVTEKNSRDAVTHFQVLSRYKNHTHVACELETGRTHQIRVHMKYIGFPIVADPKYGPRKKSTFPIEGQALHAALLGFVHPKTGEELTFEAPLPEDMVACLEQLKRENS; encoded by the coding sequence ATGAATCAATTTCAATCCACGATTACAAATGACTTAAAGGGGAAACGTATAGATAAAGTATTGGCTGATCTTTACGAGCAATTTTCCCGTTCACAAATTCAACAAATGATTCAAGATGGACACATAAAAGTAAATGATGACACTGTTAAAAGTAATTATAAAGTAGCTGAAGGCGATAACATTACCATTGAGGAAAAGGATCCAGAAGTATTGGATGTTGTTGCTGAAGACCTGAACTTGGATATTGTATATGAAGATGAGGACGTTCTTGTCGTTAACAAGCCACGGGGAATGGTTGTTCATCCAGCACCTGGACATACAAGTGGTACGTTAGTAAATGGGCTGATGGCTCATTGTAGCGACCTTTCTGGGATTAATGGCGTCATTCGTCCTGGAATCGTTCACCGGATCGATAAGGATACGTCTGGGCTATTAATGGTCGCAAAAAATGATCGTGCCCATGAATCACTTGTCGAGCAGTTAAAAGCGAAAACGACGAAACGTGTGTATCATGCTATCGTCCATGGCGTGATTAGCCACGACACTGGGACAATTGATGCTCCAATTGGACGAGATACAGATGACAGACAAAGCATGACTGTAACAGAGAAAAACAGCCGTGATGCTGTCACACATTTTCAAGTTCTCAGCCGTTATAAAAACCATACACACGTAGCTTGTGAATTGGAAACAGGAAGAACTCATCAAATTCGTGTCCATATGAAATACATCGGCTTTCCGATTGTGGCCGACCCGAAATACGGCCCACGGAAAAAATCAACGTTTCCAATTGAGGGGCAAGCGCTTCACGCTGCGCTACTCGGATTTGTTCACCCTAAAACAGGAGAAGAGCTTACGTTTGAAGCACCGCTCCCTGAAGATATGGTAGCCTGTCTTGAGCAGTTAAAGCGCGAAAACAGTTGA
- the lspA gene encoding signal peptidase II, with protein MKALIYYGIALVIILLDQVTKWLVVQRMEIGQSIPIIENIFHLTSHRNAGAAFGILQGQMWLFFIATLIVLVVVAYYIQTQGKNHPWFGVCLGLVLGGAIGNFIDRLLFGEVVDFLDVYIGTYNFPIFNVADSALVVGVIMLIIYVFKEDAQKANSNSKK; from the coding sequence TTGAAAGCACTTATCTATTATGGGATAGCACTCGTTATCATTCTTCTTGATCAAGTAACGAAATGGCTCGTCGTGCAGCGTATGGAAATTGGGCAATCGATTCCAATTATTGAAAATATCTTTCACCTCACATCTCATCGCAATGCAGGAGCAGCATTTGGTATTTTGCAAGGACAGATGTGGTTGTTTTTTATTGCCACGCTTATTGTACTCGTTGTTGTGGCGTACTATATCCAAACCCAAGGGAAAAACCATCCATGGTTTGGTGTATGCTTAGGTCTTGTTTTAGGTGGTGCGATCGGGAACTTCATTGATCGCCTACTGTTTGGAGAAGTCGTCGATTTTCTCGACGTTTATATTGGTACATACAATTTCCCGATATTTAACGTAGCAGACTCGGCTCTTGTTGTTGGTGTCATAATGTTAATCATTTACGTATTCAAAGAGGATGCTCAAAAAGCGAACTCGAATTCAAAGAAATAG
- a CDS encoding TraR/DksA C4-type zinc finger protein, translating to MGKFDKFKKQLLAEKAEVLERLAHDEEFGLEQSLSDQTGDLSQYDNHPADGGTELFERGKDLALHEQVKNHLRDIDEALTKMENGTYGICEKTGEPIPKERLKANPLAKTIVFKDQGEANQGATYSDRSVEEEVLGGFDRYNYDRDDRETEFDAEDSIQSVSKFNDIDAMHDELGVETATELIGYVEELEGFLSTGLDGYRGTESVHFERNEHYNHYVNQVMENVFQPEGESEEEEE from the coding sequence ATGGGGAAGTTTGACAAGTTTAAAAAACAATTGCTAGCAGAAAAAGCCGAAGTGTTAGAACGATTAGCTCACGACGAAGAGTTCGGATTGGAACAGTCCCTGTCTGATCAAACTGGTGATTTATCACAATATGATAACCATCCTGCCGATGGAGGTACGGAATTATTTGAACGAGGAAAAGATTTAGCTTTGCACGAACAAGTAAAAAATCATTTACGAGATATCGATGAAGCGTTAACTAAAATGGAAAATGGTACGTATGGCATTTGTGAAAAAACAGGGGAACCTATTCCTAAGGAAAGGCTAAAAGCCAATCCGTTAGCGAAAACCATCGTTTTTAAAGACCAGGGTGAAGCTAACCAAGGTGCGACTTACTCGGATCGATCAGTTGAAGAGGAAGTATTGGGTGGATTTGATCGTTATAATTACGACAGGGATGACAGAGAAACAGAATTTGATGCAGAAGACAGCATTCAGTCCGTCAGCAAATTTAATGACATTGATGCGATGCACGATGAGCTTGGGGTAGAGACAGCTACTGAACTGATTGGCTATGTTGAAGAACTTGAAGGTTTTTTATCCACAGGTCTTGATGGCTACCGCGGAACAGAAAGTGTTCATTTTGAGAGAAATGAACATTATAACCACTATGTTAATCAAGTGATGGAGAATGTTTTTCAGCCTGAAGGGGAAAGTGAAGAAGAAGAAGAATAA
- the ileS gene encoding isoleucine--tRNA ligase, whose amino-acid sequence MSYKDTLLMPKTDFPMRGNLPNKEPGMQEKWESEKIYEQVQTRTEGRPLFVLHDGPPYANGDIHMGHALNKVLKDFIVRYKSMAGFQAPYVPGWDTHGLPVETALTKKGKVNRKKMSVAEFRKKCEEYALGQVDSQREQFKRLGVRGDWDNPYVTLTHEYEAQQIKVFGEMAKKGYIYKGKKPVYWSPSSESALAEAEIEYEDKRSPSIYVAFDVKNGNGVLQGDEKFVIWTTTPWTIPANLGIAVHADLDYVIVNVNETKYILAQGLLETVSEAIGWESYTIERTVKGATLEHTVAQHPLYNRDSLVMLGDHVTLDAGTGCVHTAPGHGEDDYIIGQKYGLDVLCPVDDKGVMTEEAPGFEGLFYDTANKPITEKLDEAGALVNLSFMTHSYPHDWRTKKPVIFRATAQWFASIKDFRDDLLREVNNVEWLPKWGETRLYNMVRDRGDWCISRQRAWGVPIPIFYGENGEPIINDETINHVSGLFREHGSNIWFEWETKELLPEGFTSEHSPNGHFTREMDIMDVWFDSGSSHQAVLEERNELQRPADVYLEGSDQYRGWFNSSLSTAVAVTGKAPYKTVVSHGFTLDGQGRKMSKSIGNVMVPNKVMKQLGADILRLWVASVDYQADVRVSDDILKQVAEVYRKIRNTFRFLLGNLHDFNPEEHGVDYDQLPELDRYMLVKLNDLTGDVKTAYDNYQFAQVYHKVHNFCTIDLSSFYMDIAKDTLYIQHADDPTRRGIQTVMHEVLVTLLKLLSPILSHTADEAWEQLPTKEAKSVQLTDMPKATQYLEAAELKAKWDTFMALRDDVLKALEEARSEKVIGKSLTAHVSVFADKEQFELLNGLNNLDKLLIVSDVSLKEGRNEAPSEAKKYEHLSVVVEPAAGETCERCWVVSKTVGSNENHPGLCSSCAEIVENHYS is encoded by the coding sequence ATGAGCTACAAAGATACACTTTTAATGCCTAAGACAGACTTTCCAATGCGTGGAAATTTACCGAACAAAGAACCGGGCATGCAAGAAAAATGGGAATCAGAAAAGATCTATGAACAAGTTCAAACAAGAACAGAAGGCAGACCGCTTTTTGTTTTGCATGATGGTCCGCCATATGCCAATGGTGATATTCATATGGGTCACGCTTTAAATAAAGTGTTAAAGGATTTCATCGTTCGTTATAAATCAATGGCGGGCTTTCAAGCCCCTTATGTTCCAGGTTGGGATACGCACGGGTTGCCGGTTGAAACAGCCTTAACCAAAAAAGGCAAAGTGAACCGGAAAAAAATGAGTGTAGCAGAATTTCGAAAAAAGTGTGAAGAATATGCTCTCGGCCAAGTGGATAGTCAGCGGGAACAGTTTAAACGATTAGGTGTGCGTGGAGATTGGGATAACCCGTACGTGACACTTACACACGAATACGAAGCTCAACAGATTAAAGTTTTTGGAGAAATGGCGAAAAAAGGCTATATCTACAAAGGGAAAAAACCGGTTTACTGGTCACCTTCTTCAGAGTCTGCACTGGCAGAAGCCGAAATCGAATACGAAGATAAGCGCTCACCTTCAATTTATGTTGCTTTTGATGTTAAGAATGGAAATGGTGTTCTCCAAGGCGATGAAAAGTTCGTAATCTGGACGACAACTCCTTGGACGATTCCAGCAAACCTAGGGATTGCCGTTCACGCTGACCTCGATTATGTCATTGTAAATGTAAATGAAACGAAATACATCCTCGCACAAGGACTATTAGAAACCGTTTCTGAAGCGATCGGCTGGGAAAGCTATACAATCGAGCGCACAGTAAAAGGTGCTACACTTGAACATACAGTTGCTCAACATCCACTTTATAATCGTGACAGCTTAGTTATGCTCGGTGATCACGTAACGTTAGATGCAGGTACAGGTTGTGTTCATACAGCACCGGGACATGGGGAAGATGACTACATCATCGGTCAAAAGTATGGGTTGGATGTCCTTTGTCCAGTAGATGATAAAGGCGTGATGACTGAAGAAGCACCAGGCTTTGAAGGTTTGTTTTACGACACTGCGAATAAGCCGATTACAGAGAAGCTTGATGAAGCCGGTGCGCTCGTAAACTTATCGTTTATGACACATTCTTATCCGCATGACTGGCGTACTAAGAAGCCTGTTATTTTCCGTGCAACCGCGCAATGGTTCGCTTCCATTAAAGATTTCCGGGACGACCTTTTAAGAGAAGTAAACAATGTAGAGTGGCTGCCAAAATGGGGAGAAACTCGCCTTTACAATATGGTTCGGGATCGTGGCGATTGGTGTATTTCCCGGCAGCGTGCCTGGGGTGTACCGATTCCGATTTTCTACGGAGAAAATGGAGAACCGATTATTAATGATGAAACGATTAATCACGTATCTGGTCTCTTCCGTGAGCACGGGTCGAACATCTGGTTTGAGTGGGAAACGAAAGAACTTCTTCCAGAAGGCTTCACGTCAGAGCACAGTCCTAATGGTCATTTCACTAGAGAGATGGATATTATGGATGTTTGGTTTGATTCAGGCTCTTCTCACCAAGCAGTTCTTGAAGAAAGAAACGAATTGCAGCGCCCAGCTGATGTATATTTAGAGGGATCAGACCAATATCGTGGCTGGTTCAACTCTTCCTTATCGACAGCTGTAGCGGTTACAGGAAAGGCACCTTATAAAACTGTCGTAAGCCATGGATTTACACTCGATGGACAAGGGCGAAAAATGAGTAAAAGTATTGGTAATGTTATGGTGCCTAACAAAGTAATGAAGCAACTCGGCGCTGATATTTTACGTCTTTGGGTAGCTTCTGTTGACTACCAAGCTGATGTTCGTGTATCCGACGACATTTTAAAGCAGGTTGCAGAAGTATATCGTAAAATCCGTAATACGTTCCGCTTCCTTCTCGGCAATCTTCATGACTTTAACCCTGAAGAACACGGAGTTGATTATGATCAACTGCCCGAACTTGACCGCTACATGCTAGTGAAGTTAAATGACCTTACAGGCGACGTGAAAACGGCTTACGACAATTATCAATTTGCACAGGTTTATCATAAAGTACACAATTTCTGTACCATTGATCTAAGTTCATTTTATATGGATATTGCAAAAGATACGTTATACATTCAACATGCTGATGATCCAACTAGAAGAGGAATTCAAACGGTCATGCATGAAGTTCTCGTAACTTTGCTGAAACTGCTTTCCCCAATTTTGTCTCACACTGCCGACGAAGCCTGGGAGCAGTTACCGACTAAGGAAGCAAAAAGCGTTCAGCTTACGGATATGCCGAAGGCGACTCAGTATCTGGAAGCTGCTGAATTGAAAGCGAAATGGGATACGTTTATGGCGCTTCGTGACGATGTCCTAAAAGCATTAGAGGAAGCAAGAAGTGAAAAAGTGATCGGAAAATCTTTAACTGCTCACGTGTCAGTTTTTGCTGATAAAGAACAATTTGAATTGTTAAACGGATTGAACAATCTTGACAAACTTCTTATTGTCTCTGATGTCTCGTTAAAAGAAGGGCGCAATGAAGCACCCTCTGAAGCAAAAAAGTATGAACATTTGAGCGTCGTTGTTGAACCTGCAGCAGGCGAAACATGTGAACGTTGCTGGGTTGTAAGTAAAACGGTAGGGTCGAATGAAAACCATCCTGGACTTTGCTCCAGCTGTGCTGAGATTGTAGAAAATCACTATTCTTAA
- a CDS encoding DivIVA domain-containing protein has protein sequence MPLTPLDIHNKEFTRGFRGYDEDEVNEFLDQVIKDYEMVIREKKELYDRVNELEEKLDHFSNLETTLNKSIFVAQETAEEVKRSADKEAKLIIKESEKNADRIINEALAKSRKIALEIEELKKQSKVYRTRFKMLLQAQLEMLSGDEWDDLSKGLEEETEESYESVNP, from the coding sequence ATGCCATTAACCCCATTAGATATTCATAATAAGGAGTTTACACGGGGATTTCGCGGTTATGATGAAGATGAAGTGAATGAATTTCTTGATCAGGTGATTAAAGATTATGAAATGGTCATTCGTGAAAAGAAAGAGCTTTATGATCGTGTCAATGAATTAGAAGAGAAACTTGATCACTTCTCTAATCTTGAAACGACATTAAATAAATCGATCTTTGTCGCACAAGAAACGGCTGAAGAAGTAAAGCGCAGTGCGGACAAAGAAGCAAAATTAATCATTAAAGAATCGGAAAAAAATGCCGATCGTATTATTAACGAAGCGTTGGCAAAATCAAGGAAAATTGCCCTTGAGATTGAAGAACTAAAGAAACAATCCAAAGTGTACCGTACTCGGTTTAAAATGTTGCTACAAGCTCAACTTGAAATGCTATCCGGCGATGAGTGGGACGATTTAAGCAAGGGATTGGAAGAAGAAACCGAAGAGTCCTACGAAAGTGTTAATCCTTAA
- a CDS encoding RNA-binding protein has translation MSIYQHFRKEEHAFVDQVLEWKQAVLDQYSPRLSDFLDPRQQTIVKSLVGTDHDVIVQFFGGHTDTERKRAFLYPDYYQVSESDYQLVLFQIHYPSKFVTLEHPQLLGALMNLGVKREKFGDIVQKKDQLQFVAAEEIADFVEMNVSQVGKATVKIERLPLDQILPPTEDWRTSMVTVSSLRLDTVAAEVFRVSRSKMKALIEGEHVKVNWKIVSDPSTQLWSGDMLSVRGKGRAKLIEEEGRTKKDRWKLTMGYPVTK, from the coding sequence ATGTCGATTTATCAACATTTTCGTAAAGAAGAGCATGCGTTTGTTGACCAGGTGCTGGAATGGAAACAAGCAGTCCTAGATCAGTACAGTCCTCGTCTTTCTGATTTTCTTGATCCACGGCAACAAACGATCGTAAAAAGCCTGGTAGGGACAGATCATGATGTCATTGTCCAATTTTTTGGAGGTCACACAGACACAGAACGAAAACGAGCATTTTTATATCCTGATTACTATCAAGTGTCAGAAAGCGACTATCAGCTCGTACTTTTCCAGATCCATTACCCGAGTAAATTTGTTACACTTGAGCATCCCCAATTGTTAGGGGCATTGATGAACCTCGGAGTAAAGCGGGAAAAGTTTGGTGATATCGTTCAAAAAAAAGATCAGCTCCAATTTGTGGCAGCCGAAGAGATTGCTGATTTTGTAGAAATGAATGTTTCTCAAGTAGGTAAAGCAACAGTGAAGATTGAACGACTACCTCTAGATCAAATTCTTCCACCGACAGAAGATTGGAGAACTTCTATGGTTACTGTTTCGTCATTGAGACTGGATACGGTAGCAGCAGAAGTTTTCCGCGTTTCAAGATCAAAAATGAAAGCTTTGATTGAAGGTGAACATGTAAAAGTGAACTGGAAAATCGTCTCCGATCCAAGCACGCAATTGTGGTCAGGAGACATGCTTTCTGTTAGGGGAAAGGGTCGGGCGAAACTCATAGAAGAAGAGGGGCGTACGAAAAAAGACCGCTGGAAGCTAACGATGGGTTATCCGGTGACAAAATAA
- a CDS encoding YggT family protein, which produces MVIGLLYQLMFFYMILVFIYIFMSWVPNARESSFGQMIGRLVEPYLTPFRNIIPPLGMIDISPIVAILVLNFARQGLLYIGQLF; this is translated from the coding sequence ATGGTAATAGGTTTACTTTATCAATTAATGTTTTTCTATATGATTTTAGTGTTTATTTATATTTTTATGTCCTGGGTACCAAATGCTAGAGAGTCTTCATTTGGACAAATGATCGGCCGGTTAGTGGAGCCGTATTTAACACCATTTCGAAATATCATTCCCCCTTTAGGTATGATTGATATTTCTCCGATTGTTGCGATCTTAGTTCTGAACTTTGCACGTCAGGGCTTACTTTATATCGGACAACTGTTCTAA
- a CDS encoding cell division protein SepF, protein MGIKTKFKRFFELDDEYSEEEYQQENYENSTNSFSEQTAAASEEKKDKGNVVSLSSVQQQSNAKVMLIEPHSYDEVQDIADHLKNRKAVVINLQRIHHDQAKRVVDFLSGTVYAIGGDIQKLGVNIFLCTPDNVDVTGSISEIFADERQKNF, encoded by the coding sequence ATGGGTATTAAAACGAAATTTAAACGTTTTTTTGAACTCGATGATGAGTATTCTGAAGAAGAATATCAGCAAGAAAACTACGAAAACTCTACTAATTCTTTTTCAGAACAAACTGCTGCTGCATCTGAAGAAAAGAAAGACAAAGGAAATGTTGTATCGTTATCAAGCGTGCAGCAACAAAGTAATGCAAAGGTAATGCTCATTGAACCTCACAGTTATGATGAGGTGCAGGATATTGCCGATCACTTGAAAAATCGCAAAGCTGTTGTGATTAATCTGCAGCGTATTCATCATGATCAGGCAAAAAGAGTCGTCGATTTTTTGAGTGGAACAGTGTATGCTATTGGAGGAGACATTCAAAAGCTAGGGGTTAATATTTTCTTGTGTACACCAGATAATGTCGATGTGACCGGATCAATCTCGGAAATATTTGCAGATGAAAGACAGAAGAATTTTTAG
- a CDS encoding YggS family pyridoxal phosphate-dependent enzyme, translating to MSVKDHYFDIQQRIGQACKKNDRNPHAVHVVAVTKYVSEERTQEALHAGIRHIGENRVEGGVKKWDALGDSGTWHFIGSLQSKKVKHIVGKFDYLHSLDRLSLAKEIQKRMPEGKQLKCFVQVNVSGEETKSGLNPENTIAFIEELRQYPAIEVVGLMTMAPYIEAEEVRPYFQRLRKLKQEVEKQNYSHAPCRELSMGMSNDFEVAVEEGATFIRIGSALVGSRD from the coding sequence ATGAGTGTAAAAGATCATTATTTTGATATTCAACAGCGAATCGGACAAGCATGTAAGAAAAATGACAGAAACCCGCATGCTGTCCACGTAGTAGCAGTAACGAAATACGTAAGTGAAGAACGAACGCAGGAAGCCCTTCACGCGGGCATTCGTCACATCGGTGAAAACCGAGTTGAAGGCGGTGTGAAAAAGTGGGATGCCTTAGGTGACTCCGGTACATGGCATTTCATTGGAAGCCTTCAATCAAAAAAAGTGAAGCACATAGTCGGAAAGTTTGATTACCTTCACTCTCTTGACCGTCTTTCTTTAGCTAAGGAAATCCAAAAAAGAATGCCAGAAGGAAAACAATTGAAATGCTTTGTTCAAGTGAACGTATCTGGTGAAGAAACAAAATCAGGACTGAACCCTGAAAATACGATTGCATTTATTGAGGAACTACGGCAATACCCAGCCATTGAAGTAGTCGGATTGATGACCATGGCCCCATACATTGAAGCTGAAGAAGTGCGTCCTTATTTTCAGCGGCTTCGCAAATTAAAACAGGAAGTGGAAAAGCAAAATTATTCACATGCCCCGTGCCGGGAGCTGTCAATGGGAATGTCAAATGATTTTGAAGTGGCTGTGGAAGAGGGAGCTACCTTTATTCGAATCGGTTCAGCCCTGGTAGGCTCTCGCGACTAA
- the pgeF gene encoding peptidoglycan editing factor PgeF, with the protein MTRDEPFIQSNSPLHLQLSPFLDLNPSITVGFSTRKGGTSISPYDSLNLGLHTADADNLVTKNREKLGESLRFPLKNWVVGEQIHSNHVRKIAERDKGGGAIDLTTAIPETDGIYTKERGILLTSMYADCVPLYFYAPDHDLIGLAHAGWKGTTGNIVQNMIDAFVKEGADKSGIYAAIGPAISKRCYEVDDRVVSEIKKLSCSDMQSVIEPRQNQRYFLNLKEVNRQLLLNSGVDESHIFVSRYCTYKEEQLFYSYRRDSGKTGRMMSFIGLPT; encoded by the coding sequence ATGACGAGAGACGAACCTTTTATTCAATCAAACTCCCCCCTTCATTTACAATTATCCCCTTTTTTAGACTTGAATCCGTCTATTACAGTCGGGTTTTCGACGAGAAAGGGAGGGACAAGCATCTCTCCATATGACTCATTAAATTTAGGCTTACATACAGCTGATGCTGATAACCTTGTAACAAAAAACAGGGAAAAACTAGGGGAGTCCTTGCGCTTTCCTTTGAAAAATTGGGTCGTAGGTGAACAAATTCATTCTAATCACGTTCGAAAAATAGCTGAACGCGATAAAGGTGGCGGCGCAATCGACCTTACTACAGCCATACCTGAAACCGATGGGATTTATACTAAAGAGCGTGGGATTTTGCTCACTAGTATGTACGCCGATTGCGTTCCCCTCTATTTCTATGCTCCTGATCACGACTTGATCGGTTTAGCGCATGCTGGCTGGAAAGGGACGACAGGAAATATTGTTCAAAATATGATTGATGCTTTTGTAAAAGAAGGTGCAGACAAAAGTGGGATTTATGCAGCTATTGGTCCAGCTATATCAAAGCGTTGTTATGAAGTTGATGACCGAGTGGTTTCAGAAATTAAAAAATTATCTTGTTCGGATATGCAAAGTGTCATTGAACCCCGACAAAATCAACGTTACTTTTTAAATTTAAAAGAAGTAAACCGCCAGCTTTTACTAAATAGCGGGGTTGATGAAAGCCATATTTTTGTTTCTCGATATTGTACATATAAAGAGGAGCAACTATTTTATTCCTATCGTCGAGACAGTGGAAAAACAGGAAGAATGATGAGCTTCATAGGACTTCCGACATAA